The proteins below come from a single Rhodococcus sp. WMMA185 genomic window:
- a CDS encoding acyltransferase family protein has protein sequence MGKRVAGSVRAPAEQGFRPDIEGLRAVAVLAVVLFHAGVPGIGGGFVGVDVFFVVSGFLITGLLWRDVAATGTVRVARFYGARARRLLPAGTLVLVATAIGSALLLPPLQARQAIGDGIASALYVGNYRFALQGTDYLATDAPPSPFQHYWSLGVEEQFYILWPALIVGTAWLIHRRRARDDVRTPSVMPYVLVLAVVAMGSFAVSLHWTHTQPPWAFFTLPSRAWELAAGGLVALTVPLWRRLPALPAVIAGWTGLTLIAIACVRLGETTPYPGTAGLLPVLGTVLVIGAGCAAPQLGAGRWLSLSTMRAVGRLSYSWYLWHWPLLILTPAFVGHELDLPGKLIAVAVAAGLAALTLHLVENPVRFAPVLRHSTDRSLALGGAVTALAVCACLVLLTVRPVPVGQGQAATAMTVTAPTQPAAPTADPLDAAVDELTAQVQAAVAASAGLRAVPSNLSPPLANASSSTPNVFVNGCVRSWLEVGQGECASGDTASPTTVALVGDSHAAMWSPAFEQIAEQRGWRLETLGKVTCPLLDLPLTSPYLGREYSECVQWRGEIVARLLAERPKLIVLSMSRRYGGDFGFTTYGPEWLDGLTRMVTQLRATGADVLVLGPVPDPHSTVPTCLSAHLDDATACSPERAEAVNAPGIAAEAAATVAGGGRYADLTDLFCTADRCPVIVGNDLVFRDDNHLTIEYAKALSPVIAALTDRAVDDG, from the coding sequence CTGGGCAAACGGGTGGCCGGTTCCGTCCGCGCCCCGGCCGAACAGGGGTTCCGCCCCGACATCGAGGGGCTGCGAGCGGTCGCGGTGCTGGCCGTCGTTCTGTTCCACGCCGGTGTGCCCGGCATTGGCGGGGGGTTCGTCGGTGTCGACGTCTTCTTCGTCGTCTCCGGGTTCCTCATCACCGGGCTGCTCTGGCGGGACGTGGCGGCCACTGGCACCGTCCGGGTGGCCCGGTTCTACGGCGCACGGGCACGGCGACTGCTGCCGGCCGGGACCCTCGTCCTGGTAGCCACCGCGATCGGTTCGGCGCTGCTGCTGCCACCGTTGCAGGCGCGCCAGGCCATCGGCGACGGCATAGCGAGCGCTCTGTATGTCGGAAACTACCGGTTCGCACTGCAAGGCACCGACTACCTCGCCACGGATGCACCTCCGTCACCGTTCCAGCACTACTGGTCGCTCGGCGTGGAAGAGCAGTTCTACATCCTGTGGCCCGCTCTGATCGTCGGCACGGCCTGGCTGATTCATCGCCGACGTGCGCGCGACGATGTCCGCACGCCCTCCGTCATGCCGTACGTGCTGGTGTTGGCGGTGGTCGCGATGGGATCGTTCGCAGTGTCGCTGCATTGGACCCACACACAGCCGCCGTGGGCGTTCTTCACGCTCCCGTCCCGGGCATGGGAATTGGCCGCCGGTGGGCTGGTCGCACTCACCGTTCCCCTCTGGCGGAGACTGCCCGCACTCCCCGCCGTCATCGCCGGCTGGACAGGGCTGACCCTGATTGCCATCGCTTGCGTGCGACTCGGCGAGACGACGCCGTATCCCGGCACCGCGGGTTTGCTACCGGTGCTGGGCACCGTGTTGGTGATCGGCGCCGGGTGCGCGGCGCCGCAGCTCGGAGCGGGCCGCTGGCTGTCGCTGTCGACGATGCGTGCGGTCGGGCGCCTGTCGTACTCCTGGTACCTGTGGCACTGGCCGCTGTTGATCCTGACGCCTGCATTCGTCGGCCATGAACTCGACCTGCCCGGCAAGCTGATCGCCGTGGCGGTGGCCGCCGGGCTCGCCGCCCTCACACTGCATCTGGTCGAGAACCCCGTCCGGTTCGCCCCGGTGCTGCGCCACTCCACGGACCGCAGCCTTGCTCTCGGCGGCGCCGTCACGGCGCTCGCCGTCTGCGCCTGCCTGGTTCTACTCACGGTGCGACCGGTCCCGGTCGGCCAAGGACAGGCGGCCACGGCGATGACGGTCACCGCTCCGACTCAACCCGCCGCCCCCACCGCTGATCCACTCGACGCCGCGGTGGACGAACTGACCGCGCAGGTGCAGGCAGCGGTCGCGGCATCGGCCGGATTGCGTGCCGTTCCATCGAACCTCTCCCCTCCACTGGCCAATGCGTCCTCGAGCACGCCGAACGTGTTCGTCAACGGATGTGTGCGCTCATGGCTCGAGGTCGGGCAAGGCGAGTGCGCGTCGGGCGACACCGCCTCGCCCACCACGGTGGCCCTGGTCGGCGACTCGCACGCCGCGATGTGGAGCCCGGCGTTCGAGCAGATCGCCGAGCAGCGGGGCTGGCGGCTGGAGACCCTGGGCAAAGTCACCTGCCCGCTGCTGGACCTTCCGCTGACCAGCCCCTATCTCGGTCGCGAATACAGTGAGTGCGTGCAGTGGCGCGGCGAGATCGTGGCCCGGTTGCTGGCCGAGCGACCCAAACTGATCGTGCTGAGCATGTCCCGCCGCTATGGCGGAGATTTCGGCTTCACCACATACGGACCCGAGTGGCTCGATGGACTGACCCGCATGGTGACGCAGCTACGGGCAACCGGGGCGGACGTGCTGGTGCTCGGCCCGGTTCCGGATCCGCACTCGACGGTGCCGACGTGTCTGTCCGCGCACCTCGACGACGCCACGGCGTGTTCCCCGGAGCGCGCGGAAGCGGTGAACGCCCCCGGCATAGCGGCCGAAGCGGCGGCCACGGTAGCAGGGGGCGGACGGTACGCCGATCTCACCGACCTGTTCTGCACAGCCGACCGTTGCCCGGTAATAGTCGGCAACGACCTGGTGTTCCGCGACGACAATCACCTCACGATCGAGTACGCGAAAGCACTCTCCCCCGTCATCGCCGCCCTCACCGACCGCGCCGTCGACGACGGATGA
- a CDS encoding ATP-binding cassette domain-containing protein: MNFNTSPPAIEAVGLVKAFGRQRAVDGVSLTVPTGSVYGVLGPNGAGKTTTVRMLATLQRPDGGQARVFGRDVVREAAAVRSLVGVTGQYASVDEDLTATENLVIFSRLLGRSRPDARHRADELLEEFALTEAASKPLKEFSGGMRRRLDLAASLIARPPLLFLDEPTTGLDPRTRAQMWDTIRRLVAEGSTVLLTTQYLDEADQLADRIAVIDRGRVIADGTADELKASVGASALHLTLADRDLIEQARIVISTALGVEATVTPESGRITAPLSDPSIAADLLVQLRDRSIDVDEITVSKPSLDEVFLTITGHDTSESERSAA, encoded by the coding sequence ATGAATTTCAACACCTCACCCCCGGCGATCGAAGCGGTCGGGCTCGTCAAGGCATTCGGTCGGCAGCGCGCGGTGGATGGCGTGAGCCTCACCGTGCCGACCGGATCGGTGTACGGCGTGCTCGGCCCCAACGGCGCCGGCAAGACCACCACCGTGCGCATGCTCGCAACGTTGCAGCGTCCCGACGGCGGCCAGGCCCGCGTCTTCGGCCGCGACGTCGTCCGCGAGGCGGCTGCTGTCCGGTCCCTCGTCGGCGTCACCGGCCAGTACGCATCGGTCGACGAGGATCTCACGGCCACTGAGAATCTCGTGATTTTCTCACGTCTGCTGGGGCGCAGCCGCCCGGACGCCAGGCATAGAGCAGACGAACTGCTCGAGGAGTTCGCTCTGACCGAGGCGGCCTCCAAGCCCCTGAAGGAATTCTCCGGCGGCATGCGCCGGCGTCTCGACCTTGCGGCCAGTCTCATCGCCCGGCCCCCGCTTCTGTTCCTCGACGAGCCGACCACCGGGCTGGATCCGCGCACGCGCGCACAGATGTGGGACACCATCCGGAGACTTGTCGCGGAAGGCTCGACCGTGCTGCTTACCACGCAGTACCTCGATGAGGCTGATCAGCTGGCCGACCGGATCGCGGTCATCGACCGCGGTCGGGTGATCGCGGACGGTACCGCCGACGAATTGAAGGCTTCCGTGGGGGCATCGGCGCTGCATCTGACCCTTGCGGACCGTGACCTGATCGAGCAGGCCCGAATCGTTATCTCCACCGCGCTGGGCGTCGAGGCGACCGTCACCCCCGAATCGGGCCGCATCACCGCGCCGCTGTCCGACCCGTCGATCGCGGCAGATCTGCTTGTGCAACTACGGGATCGGTCAATCGACGTCGACGAGATCACTGTCTCCAAGCCGAGCCTCGACGAGGTCTTCCTCACCATCACCGGGCACGACACCTCAGAGTCCGAACGGAGCGCCGCATGA
- a CDS encoding ABC transporter permease — protein sequence MTTTLSRPAGSAGTPTVEAVDRVSIRDSVAHTFTMAYRGFLKIKHNPQQLADVIVQPIVFTAVFAYIFGGAISGDVQSYLPIIIPGVLVHTVITTSTVTGTQLREDMDKGVFDRFRSLPIARIAPLSGALIADVVRYLIATTITFATGFAMGYRPQGGIVSVVCAALLIIVCGFAISWIFALMGVVMNKAAAVQGSSMMILFPLTFLSNAFVPADTMPGWMQAFVDVNPVSHLVTAVRELANDGHFGISSVWALLGATVIAAIMAPLTVWIYMRKA from the coding sequence ATGACCACCACACTTTCCCGGCCCGCAGGTTCCGCAGGAACTCCGACCGTCGAGGCCGTCGACCGGGTCAGCATCCGGGACTCGGTCGCCCACACCTTCACGATGGCCTACCGCGGCTTCCTCAAGATCAAGCACAATCCCCAGCAACTGGCCGATGTGATAGTCCAGCCGATCGTCTTCACAGCGGTATTCGCCTACATCTTCGGCGGTGCGATCTCCGGTGACGTGCAGTCGTATCTGCCGATCATCATCCCGGGCGTCCTGGTGCATACGGTGATCACGACGTCGACCGTGACCGGCACGCAGTTGCGCGAGGACATGGACAAGGGGGTGTTCGACCGGTTCAGATCACTGCCGATCGCCCGGATCGCCCCGCTGTCGGGGGCGCTGATCGCCGATGTCGTCCGGTACCTGATCGCGACAACCATCACTTTCGCCACCGGTTTCGCCATGGGCTACCGCCCCCAGGGCGGCATCGTCAGCGTGGTGTGCGCCGCACTGTTGATCATCGTGTGCGGCTTCGCGATCAGCTGGATCTTCGCCCTCATGGGTGTGGTCATGAACAAGGCCGCCGCCGTGCAGGGCAGCTCGATGATGATCCTGTTTCCGCTGACGTTCCTGTCCAACGCATTCGTCCCGGCGGACACGATGCCGGGGTGGATGCAGGCCTTCGTCGACGTCAATCCCGTGTCGCATCTGGTCACCGCCGTCCGCGAACTCGCGAACGACGGACACTTCGGCATCTCCTCCGTGTGGGCCCTGCTCGGCGCGACCGTGATCGCCGCGATCATGGCGCCGCTGACGGTGTGGATTTACATGCGCAAGGCCTGA
- a CDS encoding BTAD domain-containing putative transcriptional regulator has protein sequence MQPVTSIPDIRTTSRLAVEVAVLGDVATRRGGVLVPLPGTRARSLLVALALRPGRGRSVAALVEDVWGEAPPKSPANALHTQISRLRAVLPDGAVESGPAGYRLTLETEQVDLARARHLARAAGEQHADGDHLGAVETVRHADSLWRGEPGADLPDGDLAHELAREAAAHRHMLAATELAALIALGEFARAIPKARAAADAAPLDEGAHAVLMECLHGGGRSNEALEVFAGLRQRLANQLGVDPSARLVDLNTVILRGSHGDTEPAVRAVRDEANATRGSEPATLPSVIGLRAAPNQLLGRTADLDALERLLERSRVVTVLGTGGTGKTRIAHALGARAAGRTPVVLVELASSRSGEDLIAAINSTLGLSENNLTPGTLTRSHINYAPQRLRDALSAGPTLLILDNCEHLIDDVAEVVSDLIGASDQLTVLATSRSPMSITAEAVYPLPPLAIGDETSPAAELFRTRALAVRPSARLDPAEVTQLCRTLDGLPLAIELAAARIRTMSVEEINARLVDRFALLRSGDRTAPARHRTLRAVIEWSWNLLEESERAALRRLCRFPSGFTLDAATLVAQWGGVADVADALEGLASQSMLSVVEPTGGVDSSGLRYHMLETVREFGEEQLLMDSDLPEAEEVRRRTARWAEQLSQDAVRDFFVGKQISVARIVRAEHDNIRMVLRQALAERQVRTALTVFPVLGGAWAGCGAPSEVSVWAPRVLDLDGSVLSPDEVPGDHLAISYVLAAMNGTMNGNVRTMAIARMRLRRLLATRCDISEQLRVAAALILTPANGRGLGRLLATAVRSGDPGARILALVARSSLRENGGDLCGSESDAKRALGLTVGPDSWDHAVLSQHLGRLCAQSGRYVEAITYYERSAEGLWNLHLFDESLQVRGFIVAALVGGGQISQARAELARLRPAHGGLVHADDPHNQASLAMSTAEVDLAAGFVDRGLAEYRRAAAHAGDLSVAMGVYPYEVIVTAAAIDAHVLAGRIEPIADLADRLPSVALVRLGPGGYRDLPQTGAVACAVGAVDIVTGRDPGRGLRLLALATTVAARQDCPSMRVDRHLTQARTILGDGRVATALASVEGTSRAAAHREILDILAGSSS, from the coding sequence GTGCAGCCTGTGACGAGCATTCCGGACATCCGCACAACCTCGCGACTGGCCGTCGAGGTGGCTGTGCTGGGCGACGTCGCCACCCGAAGGGGCGGTGTGCTGGTGCCGCTTCCCGGAACTCGGGCCCGGAGTCTGCTGGTCGCGCTCGCACTCCGGCCCGGACGCGGGCGTAGCGTAGCCGCTCTGGTCGAGGACGTGTGGGGCGAGGCACCGCCCAAATCACCGGCGAACGCCCTGCATACCCAGATCTCACGGCTGCGCGCGGTGCTGCCGGACGGCGCCGTCGAGTCCGGGCCGGCGGGTTACCGGCTCACCCTCGAGACCGAGCAGGTCGATCTCGCGAGGGCGCGACACCTCGCGCGGGCGGCGGGCGAGCAGCACGCCGACGGCGATCATCTCGGCGCCGTCGAGACTGTGCGGCACGCCGACTCGCTCTGGCGCGGGGAACCAGGTGCAGACCTACCCGACGGTGACCTTGCGCATGAGCTGGCGCGCGAGGCCGCGGCGCACCGCCACATGCTCGCTGCGACGGAACTTGCCGCCCTGATCGCCCTGGGCGAGTTCGCGCGAGCCATCCCGAAGGCCCGCGCCGCAGCGGATGCGGCGCCATTGGACGAGGGTGCGCATGCGGTGCTCATGGAGTGCCTACATGGTGGGGGCCGATCCAACGAGGCGCTGGAGGTGTTTGCGGGTCTTCGCCAGCGGCTGGCCAATCAGCTCGGAGTCGACCCGTCGGCGCGGCTCGTCGACCTCAATACGGTGATCCTTCGCGGCAGCCACGGTGACACGGAGCCTGCCGTCCGGGCTGTCCGGGACGAGGCGAACGCAACACGCGGATCTGAGCCCGCAACACTGCCGAGCGTGATCGGGCTGCGAGCCGCGCCGAACCAACTGCTGGGCCGGACGGCGGATCTGGACGCGCTCGAAAGGCTGCTCGAGCGCTCGCGTGTCGTCACGGTGCTGGGGACGGGTGGCACCGGCAAGACCCGGATAGCGCACGCGCTTGGTGCGCGGGCGGCCGGGCGGACGCCGGTCGTGCTCGTCGAACTGGCGTCGTCGCGCAGCGGCGAAGACCTGATTGCGGCCATCAACAGCACTCTCGGTCTCAGTGAGAACAACCTCACCCCAGGCACATTGACCCGCTCGCACATCAACTATGCGCCGCAGCGGCTGCGTGATGCGCTGTCGGCGGGGCCGACCCTGCTGATCCTCGACAACTGCGAGCATCTCATCGACGATGTCGCCGAAGTGGTGTCCGACCTGATCGGAGCGAGTGATCAACTGACGGTGCTCGCCACCAGTCGCTCCCCGATGTCGATCACCGCCGAGGCTGTGTATCCTCTGCCTCCGTTGGCAATTGGCGACGAGACGTCACCGGCGGCCGAGCTGTTCCGGACACGCGCGCTCGCAGTCCGGCCGTCGGCGAGGCTCGATCCGGCGGAGGTGACCCAGCTGTGTCGAACGCTCGACGGGCTGCCGCTCGCGATCGAGTTGGCCGCCGCGCGCATTCGTACGATGAGCGTCGAGGAGATCAACGCTCGTCTCGTGGACCGCTTCGCGCTGCTGCGGTCGGGTGACCGCACGGCTCCCGCACGCCACCGGACCCTGCGCGCCGTCATCGAGTGGAGTTGGAACCTGCTCGAGGAGTCGGAACGCGCGGCTCTACGGCGCCTGTGCCGGTTCCCCTCCGGATTCACCCTGGACGCCGCTACCTTGGTCGCGCAGTGGGGTGGGGTCGCGGACGTCGCGGACGCACTCGAAGGGCTGGCGAGCCAGTCGATGCTGTCGGTCGTCGAACCGACCGGTGGGGTCGACTCGTCGGGGCTGCGGTATCACATGCTCGAGACCGTTCGCGAGTTCGGTGAAGAACAATTGCTCATGGACTCGGATTTGCCTGAGGCCGAAGAGGTACGGCGACGGACCGCCCGGTGGGCCGAGCAGCTCTCCCAGGATGCTGTGCGCGATTTCTTCGTCGGCAAACAGATCTCGGTGGCCCGCATTGTCCGGGCCGAGCACGACAACATACGGATGGTCCTGCGACAGGCACTGGCCGAGAGGCAGGTCAGGACCGCCTTGACGGTGTTCCCGGTGCTCGGTGGCGCGTGGGCGGGTTGTGGCGCCCCCTCCGAGGTGTCCGTCTGGGCGCCGAGAGTGCTGGATCTGGACGGATCGGTTCTCTCACCCGACGAGGTTCCGGGCGACCACCTCGCGATCAGCTACGTGCTGGCCGCCATGAACGGGACGATGAACGGAAACGTCCGCACGATGGCGATCGCACGAATGCGGCTGCGGCGCTTGCTTGCCACGCGATGCGACATCTCCGAGCAGCTACGGGTCGCGGCGGCACTGATACTCACCCCGGCGAACGGCCGGGGATTGGGTCGGTTGCTCGCGACCGCCGTCCGTTCGGGCGATCCGGGCGCTCGTATTCTCGCGTTGGTGGCGCGGTCCAGCCTCCGGGAGAATGGCGGCGACCTGTGCGGCTCCGAGTCGGACGCGAAGCGCGCGCTCGGGCTGACGGTGGGACCCGACTCCTGGGATCATGCTGTGCTGAGCCAACATCTGGGCCGCCTCTGCGCTCAGTCGGGGCGCTACGTCGAGGCCATCACCTACTATGAGCGCTCAGCTGAGGGACTGTGGAATCTGCATCTCTTCGACGAGAGCCTGCAGGTGCGAGGATTCATAGTGGCTGCACTGGTCGGAGGCGGGCAGATCTCACAGGCACGAGCCGAACTCGCGCGGCTTCGTCCGGCGCACGGCGGGCTCGTGCATGCCGACGATCCGCACAACCAGGCGTCGCTCGCGATGAGCACGGCGGAGGTGGATCTCGCCGCCGGGTTCGTGGACCGTGGCCTTGCCGAATACCGGCGCGCCGCTGCACATGCCGGCGACCTCTCGGTAGCGATGGGGGTCTACCCGTACGAGGTCATCGTGACTGCGGCGGCAATCGATGCACACGTCCTCGCTGGACGGATCGAGCCGATCGCCGACCTGGCGGACCGTTTGCCGTCCGTCGCCTTGGTTCGGCTCGGGCCGGGAGGGTATCGCGATCTCCCGCAGACGGGCGCCGTGGCGTGCGCGGTCGGCGCGGTCGACATCGTCACCGGTCGAGACCCGGGCCGGGGGCTGCGGCTACTCGCGCTTGCCACGACAGTTGCCGCTCGGCAGGACTGTCCTTCCATGCGCGTGGACCGGCACCTGACGCAGGCACGGACGATCCTCGGTGACGGGCGCGTCGCGACGGCGCTGGCGTCCGTGGAGGGGACGTCCCGCGCCGCCGCGCACCGCGAGATCCTCGACATCCTCGCCGGGTCGAGCTCGTGA
- a CDS encoding TetR/AcrR family transcriptional regulator, whose amino-acid sequence MQSRSGDRRRQRSEASRSAIIGAARQILSDGGIEAVQVEAVADMVDMSVQTIYNRVGRRSQLLLAVGEQAMEECSQLLGDAFDTQGTPRERAGAIAAAYMTFASEHPSEFQLLANPVDDDARERLGELQRKEVARLAQLLRDAWQSGDMALPSDPTQVAVALWAMMDGIVALRWKATQLHLGQASFEQVSETAVSIMFSGLASKTAE is encoded by the coding sequence ATGCAATCGCGTTCGGGAGATCGTCGTCGGCAACGGTCGGAGGCAAGCCGGTCGGCGATCATAGGTGCTGCCCGGCAGATCCTGTCCGACGGTGGAATCGAAGCGGTTCAGGTTGAGGCTGTCGCAGACATGGTCGACATGTCCGTGCAGACTATCTACAACCGAGTCGGTCGGCGATCACAATTGTTGCTCGCCGTAGGAGAGCAGGCGATGGAGGAATGCAGTCAACTCCTCGGCGACGCCTTCGACACCCAGGGAACTCCCCGGGAACGGGCCGGGGCCATCGCGGCGGCATACATGACCTTCGCGTCCGAGCATCCGAGCGAGTTCCAACTCCTGGCCAACCCGGTGGACGACGACGCCCGCGAGCGGCTCGGTGAGTTGCAGCGCAAGGAGGTCGCGCGGCTCGCGCAACTGCTGCGGGACGCCTGGCAGTCGGGCGACATGGCGCTTCCCTCCGATCCGACGCAGGTTGCTGTCGCACTCTGGGCGATGATGGACGGCATCGTCGCCTTGCGATGGAAGGCGACTCAGCTGCACCTTGGCCAGGCGTCGTTCGAACAGGTCTCCGAGACCGCGGTGAGCATCATGTTCTCCGGTCTGGCGAGCAAGACGGCGGAGTGA
- a CDS encoding MFS transporter yields MATTSNNTAGEGDDPNIKLVERTDFDAPTEMPKPRVIVAFGFAQFALFVALLGPPTVSIAIKLTAVVGSDNAPQAAGLVLGVGAIAALIAGPIFGYLSDRTTGPWGRRRPWMVGGSVGLALCLLVMAISDSVPVLIVSWFVAQLVANAALSAYLATIADQIPAHRHASMSALVNVTQQAGILVAVYAVSFLSGNMIAIFMVPAVIGVIGMALYSFVLPDKPLLVRPPSRGAREWLSLIWVNPREHPDFAWAFLSRFLFFIGLFLFTSFRLFWMQDRIGLDTDSAAAVVATGVLIYTVILMIMGQIAGMVSDRIKRRKPLVFVSVAMSAVGFGLLATVDTVAGFYWVEALLGIGYGIYFGADLALVIEVLPDPDNIAKDLGIFNIANAAPQSLAPLFGALLLAVGTGGQNYTLLYIVSAVIALLGAVAILPVKKVR; encoded by the coding sequence ATGGCTACCACCTCAAACAACACCGCCGGCGAGGGCGACGATCCGAACATCAAGTTGGTCGAACGCACGGACTTCGATGCACCGACCGAGATGCCCAAACCGAGGGTGATCGTTGCGTTCGGGTTCGCACAGTTCGCGCTCTTCGTCGCCCTTCTCGGTCCGCCGACAGTCAGCATCGCAATCAAATTGACTGCCGTGGTCGGGTCCGACAACGCACCACAAGCTGCAGGGTTGGTTCTCGGAGTCGGCGCGATTGCGGCACTGATCGCCGGTCCGATTTTCGGCTATCTATCCGACCGCACAACCGGACCTTGGGGACGCCGTCGGCCGTGGATGGTCGGCGGCAGCGTCGGCCTCGCGCTGTGCCTGCTCGTGATGGCGATCAGTGACAGCGTTCCAGTCCTGATTGTCAGCTGGTTCGTAGCACAGCTCGTCGCGAACGCAGCGTTGTCGGCCTACTTGGCCACCATTGCTGATCAGATCCCTGCCCACCGCCACGCAAGCATGTCCGCGTTGGTGAATGTCACCCAGCAGGCAGGGATCCTCGTGGCCGTCTACGCCGTCAGTTTCCTATCTGGGAACATGATTGCAATCTTCATGGTTCCAGCCGTCATCGGCGTCATCGGCATGGCCCTGTACTCGTTCGTACTGCCGGACAAACCACTGTTGGTAAGGCCCCCGTCCCGAGGCGCCCGCGAGTGGCTCTCGCTCATCTGGGTGAACCCGCGCGAGCACCCAGACTTCGCTTGGGCGTTCCTCTCACGCTTCCTGTTCTTCATCGGCCTGTTCCTGTTCACCTCGTTCCGGCTGTTCTGGATGCAGGACCGCATAGGCCTCGATACCGATTCCGCCGCGGCGGTCGTGGCCACCGGGGTACTCATCTACACCGTGATCCTGATGATCATGGGGCAGATTGCCGGGATGGTCTCCGATCGGATCAAACGGCGCAAGCCCCTGGTCTTCGTCTCGGTCGCGATGTCCGCGGTCGGCTTCGGGCTGCTTGCCACCGTCGACACGGTAGCCGGCTTCTACTGGGTTGAGGCGCTGCTCGGGATAGGGTACGGAATCTACTTCGGGGCCGACCTCGCCCTGGTCATCGAAGTACTCCCCGATCCCGACAATATCGCGAAGGACCTCGGGATCTTCAACATCGCCAACGCCGCTCCACAGTCGCTTGCGCCGTTGTTCGGCGCATTGTTGCTCGCCGTCGGAACGGGGGGCCAGAACTACACGCTGCTCTACATCGTCAGCGCCGTAATAGCACTGCTCGGAGCCGTCGCCATCTTGCCTGTGAAGAAGGTGAGATAA
- a CDS encoding MFS transporter: MPRIPYLVAFGFAQFAIFVALLGPVLVSLGIKLISVVGEDDAPQATGLVLGVGAIAAMVANPVFGRISDRTTGPWGRRRPWMIVGIVGLAVALLAIAVANSVFLLVIGWFVAQVFANAAFSAYLATIADQIPPQRHASISGYVNITQNLGILASTYIASFFQSNMLALFMVPAVIGVVGMSVFAIVLPDKPLMVRPPRMRAHEWITLFWVNPREHPDFLWVLLSRLLLFIGMYLFVSFRLFWVQDRVGLELSAATNAVATAVTIYTIALLATTQIAGYVADRLNRRKAPVFISTLIFAIATLFLIGTDTVGGFYIIEAVLGIAYGIYFSSNFALVLAVLPDPNNPAKDLGVFNMANAVPQSLAPLIGAALLEIGSGGQNYTLLLGVAGVAVFLGALAIIPIKSVR, from the coding sequence ATGCCCCGGATTCCATATCTGGTCGCCTTCGGATTTGCGCAGTTCGCGATCTTCGTTGCGCTCCTCGGGCCCGTATTGGTGAGCCTGGGGATCAAGCTGATATCCGTGGTCGGCGAAGATGACGCGCCGCAGGCCACGGGACTGGTGCTGGGTGTCGGCGCGATTGCCGCGATGGTCGCCAACCCCGTCTTCGGCCGCATCTCAGACCGCACCACCGGGCCCTGGGGACGCCGTCGACCGTGGATGATAGTGGGAATCGTAGGGCTCGCGGTGGCCCTACTCGCCATCGCGGTCGCCAACAGTGTGTTCCTCCTTGTCATCGGGTGGTTCGTGGCGCAGGTTTTTGCGAACGCTGCCTTTTCGGCCTACCTGGCAACCATCGCCGATCAGATTCCGCCGCAACGGCACGCAAGCATCTCCGGATATGTAAACATCACGCAGAACCTGGGAATTCTCGCCTCCACCTACATAGCCAGCTTTTTCCAATCGAACATGCTGGCGTTGTTCATGGTGCCGGCCGTCATCGGCGTGGTCGGAATGAGCGTGTTTGCGATTGTGCTCCCGGACAAGCCCCTCATGGTCAGACCACCGCGGATGCGCGCTCACGAGTGGATCACGTTGTTCTGGGTGAACCCGCGAGAGCACCCCGACTTTCTCTGGGTTTTGCTTTCGCGGTTACTGCTCTTTATTGGCATGTACCTATTCGTGTCGTTCCGTCTCTTCTGGGTTCAAGATCGCGTCGGACTCGAACTGAGTGCCGCAACCAACGCCGTGGCGACTGCGGTAACCATCTACACGATCGCTTTGTTGGCCACCACCCAGATCGCCGGCTATGTCGCCGATCGACTGAATCGCCGGAAGGCGCCGGTGTTCATATCGACGCTGATCTTCGCCATCGCCACGCTCTTCCTGATCGGCACCGATACGGTCGGGGGCTTCTACATCATCGAAGCCGTCCTGGGCATCGCCTACGGGATCTACTTCTCCTCGAACTTCGCCCTCGTGCTTGCCGTATTGCCGGATCCCAACAACCCCGCGAAGGATCTCGGTGTGTTCAACATGGCGAACGCCGTCCCGCAGTCGCTCGCACCGCTGATCGGTGCCGCGCTACTCGAAATCGGGAGTGGTGGGCAGAACTACACGCTACTGCTCGGTGTCGCTGGGGTGGCCGTGTTCCTCGGAGCGCTGGCGATCATTCCTATCAAATCGGTGCGGTAA